From Pseudomonas sp. CCI4.2, one genomic window encodes:
- a CDS encoding SMP-30/gluconolactonase/LRE family protein: MHWQPVSEKRFKLAEGPFWDREQEALYWVDIAGFLACRLSHGRYHQWRFTEPVSAFIPCESGDALVTLASGVYRLDLSSPADQPKLSLFCVADPVAGNRPNEARCDVQGRLWLGSMQNNLDAQGGDVPLMRRSGGLFRVDPDASVTPLLAEQGIVNTLLWNAEATAVFSADTLDGVIYRYPIAADGLLGERTIWAAEHPRGDPDGSAMDAEGYIWNARWEGHCLIRFAPDGAVDRVVELPVSHPTSCVFGGPELSTLYVTSAAPASANGALAGAVIMAPVGVAGMACHRFAG, encoded by the coding sequence ATGCACTGGCAACCTGTGTCAGAAAAACGCTTCAAACTGGCAGAAGGTCCTTTTTGGGATCGCGAGCAAGAAGCGTTGTATTGGGTCGATATTGCCGGCTTTCTGGCCTGCCGCTTGAGTCATGGCCGTTATCATCAGTGGCGTTTCACCGAGCCGGTTTCCGCTTTTATTCCCTGCGAATCGGGCGATGCGTTGGTCACCCTGGCCAGTGGCGTCTACCGCCTGGACCTTTCTTCCCCCGCGGACCAACCAAAACTCTCTCTCTTTTGCGTGGCTGACCCAGTCGCGGGAAATCGTCCCAACGAAGCGCGTTGCGATGTGCAGGGGCGGTTATGGCTAGGGAGCATGCAAAACAACCTGGATGCCCAAGGCGGTGACGTGCCGTTGATGCGGCGTTCGGGCGGCCTGTTTCGCGTCGATCCGGACGCCAGTGTTACGCCACTGCTCGCTGAGCAAGGCATCGTCAACACCCTGCTTTGGAACGCAGAGGCGACGGCGGTATTTAGTGCCGACACTCTGGACGGCGTGATCTATCGTTACCCCATCGCGGCCGATGGTCTTTTGGGCGAGCGGACGATTTGGGCTGCCGAACACCCGCGCGGTGATCCCGATGGCTCGGCGATGGACGCTGAAGGCTATATCTGGAACGCGCGCTGGGAGGGCCATTGCCTGATTCGGTTTGCCCCAGACGGTGCTGTCGACCGAGTGGTAGAGCTGCCGGTCAGTCACCCCACCAGTTGCGTCTTCGGTGGTCCGGAGTTGTCTACGCTGTACGTCACCAGTGCTGCGCCAGCTTCGGCCAATGGCGCGCTTGCCGGTGCGGTGATCATGGCACCGGTCGGGGTGGCGGGTATGGCCTGTCATCGGTTCGCAGGTTAA